Proteins from a single region of Nerophis ophidion isolate RoL-2023_Sa linkage group LG08, RoL_Noph_v1.0, whole genome shotgun sequence:
- the tmem101 gene encoding transmembrane protein 101 isoform X2, which yields MGAAVLCASFMSFGVKRRWFAMCAAIQLAVSTYASYLGGQVHYAEWLKVRMYSRALAIIGGFLVLASGAGEVYRQKARSRSLQSTGQIFLGVYLICMVYSLQHSKEDRLAYLDHIWGGELALVLLEVTLGALALAFLSGCYVRQAAQVLATVLPLLILVTDGNLTYWHHTRKVEFWNQMKLIGHNVGIFGAVLILATDA from the exons ATGGGGGCGGCGGTGCTGTGTGCCAGCTTCATGTCGTTTGGCGTGAAGAGGCGCTGGTTCGCCATGTGCGCCGCCATCCAGCTGGCCGTCAGCACGTACGCGTCCTACCTGGGCGGACAGGTGCACTACGCCGAGTGGCTGAAG GTGCGCATGTATTCCAGAGCCCTGGCCATCATCGGGGGCTTCCTGGTCCTGGCCAGCGGGGCGGGGGAGGTGTACCGGCAGAAAGCACGCAGCAGGTCCCTGCAGTCCACGGGACAGATCTTCCTGGGGGTCTACCTCATCTGCATG GTGTACTCCCTGCAGCACAGCAAGGAGGACAGACTGGCCTACCTGGACCACATCTGGGGGGGCGAGCTGGCCCTGGTCCTGCTGGAGGTCACCCTGGGCGCCCTGGCCCTGGCCTTCCTGTCCGGTTGTTACGTGAGGCAGGCGGCTCAGGTCCTGGCCACCGTCCTGCCGCTCCTCATCCTGGTCACCGACGGCAACCTCACCTACTGGCACCACACCCGCAAGGTGGAGTTCTGGAACCAGATGAAGCTGATCGGGCACAACGTTGGCATCTTTGGTGCCGTGCTCATCTTGGCCACCGACGCCTGA
- the gngt2b gene encoding guanine nucleotide-binding protein G(I)/G(S)/G(O) subunit gamma-T2b — protein MARDMSDKEILKMELDQLKKEVSTPRTPVGANCAETISFVEALLPNDPLIKGVPDDKNPYKGDKGGCVVT, from the exons ATGGCTCGGGACATGTCGGACAAAGAGATCCTGAAGATGGAGCTGGACCAGCTGAAGAAGGAAGTGAGCACCCCCAGGACGCCG GTGGGCGCTAACTGCGCCGAGACCATTTCCTTCGTGGAGGCGCTGCTCCCCAACGACCCGCTCATCAAGGGGGTCCCCGATGACAAGAACCCCTACAAGGGGGACAAGGGGGGCTGCGTGGTCACATAG
- the tmem101 gene encoding transmembrane protein 101 isoform X1, which produces MPLSDSVTVMAVPSGKQMLRFLCQLGAFILTRFGFWNCFCMLMLFAERAESKRKPDIHVPYLYVDMGAAVLCASFMSFGVKRRWFAMCAAIQLAVSTYASYLGGQVHYAEWLKVRMYSRALAIIGGFLVLASGAGEVYRQKARSRSLQSTGQIFLGVYLICMVYSLQHSKEDRLAYLDHIWGGELALVLLEVTLGALALAFLSGCYVRQAAQVLATVLPLLILVTDGNLTYWHHTRKVEFWNQMKLIGHNVGIFGAVLILATDA; this is translated from the exons ATGCCGTTGTCGGACAGTGTCACAGTCATGGCGGTCCCGAGTGGGAAGCAGATGTTGAGGTTCCTCTGCCAGTTGGGAGCCTTTATCTTGACCCGTTTCGGCTTTTGGAACTGCTTCTGTATGCTCATGCTGTTCGCGGAACGAGCAGAGTCCAAAAG GAAGCCAGACATCCACGTGCCCTACCTGTACGTCGACATGGGGGCGGCGGTGCTGTGTGCCAGCTTCATGTCGTTTGGCGTGAAGAGGCGCTGGTTCGCCATGTGCGCCGCCATCCAGCTGGCCGTCAGCACGTACGCGTCCTACCTGGGCGGACAGGTGCACTACGCCGAGTGGCTGAAG GTGCGCATGTATTCCAGAGCCCTGGCCATCATCGGGGGCTTCCTGGTCCTGGCCAGCGGGGCGGGGGAGGTGTACCGGCAGAAAGCACGCAGCAGGTCCCTGCAGTCCACGGGACAGATCTTCCTGGGGGTCTACCTCATCTGCATG GTGTACTCCCTGCAGCACAGCAAGGAGGACAGACTGGCCTACCTGGACCACATCTGGGGGGGCGAGCTGGCCCTGGTCCTGCTGGAGGTCACCCTGGGCGCCCTGGCCCTGGCCTTCCTGTCCGGTTGTTACGTGAGGCAGGCGGCTCAGGTCCTGGCCACCGTCCTGCCGCTCCTCATCCTGGTCACCGACGGCAACCTCACCTACTGGCACCACACCCGCAAGGTGGAGTTCTGGAACCAGATGAAGCTGATCGGGCACAACGTTGGCATCTTTGGTGCCGTGCTCATCTTGGCCACCGACGCCTGA